The Lynx canadensis isolate LIC74 chromosome D1, mLynCan4.pri.v2, whole genome shotgun sequence genome has a segment encoding these proteins:
- the UCP2 gene encoding mitochondrial uncoupling protein 2 translates to MVGFKATDVPPTATVKFLGAGTAACIADLITFPLDTAKVRLQIQGERQGPARAVASAQYRGVLGTILTMVRTEGPRSLYNGLVAGLQRQMSFASVRIGLYDSVKQFYTKGSEHAGIGSRLLAGSTTGALAVAVAQPTDVVKVRFQAQARAGSGRRYQSTVDAYKTIAREEGFRGLWKGTSPNVARNAIVNCAELVTYDLIKDALLKANLMTDDLPCHFTSAFGAGFCTTVIASPVDVVKTRYMNSAPGQYSSAGHCALTMLHKEGPRAFYKGFMPSFLRLGSWNVVMFVTYEQLKRALMAACTSREAPF, encoded by the exons ATGGTTGGGTTCAAGGCTACAGATGTACCCCCTACTGCCACTGTGAAGTTCCTGGGGGCTGGCACAGCTGCCTGCATTGCAGATCTCATCACCTTTCCTCTGGACACCGCTAAAGTCCGGCTGCAG ATCCAAGGAGAAAGGCAGGGACCAGCGCGGGCCGTAGCTAGCGCCCAGTACCGTGGCGTGCTGGGCACCATCCTGACCATGGTGCGCACCGAGGGCCCCCGCAGCCTCTACAATGGGCTGGTCGCTGGCCTGCAGCGCCAGATGAGCTTTGCTTCTGTCCGCATCGGCCTCTACGACTCTGTCAAGCAGTTCTACACCAAGGGTTCTGAGC ATGCCGGCATCGGGAGCCGCCTCCTGGCAGGCAGCACCACAGGGGCCttggctgtggctgtggcccaGCCCACAGATGTAGTAAAGGTCCGATTCCAAGCTCAGGCCCGGGCTGGAAGTGGCCGGAGATACCAAAGCACTGTCGATGCCTACAAGACCATTGCCCGAGAGGAAGGGTTTCGGGGACTCTGGAAAG GGACCTCTCCCAATGTTGCTCGTAATGCCATTGTCAACTGTGCTGAGCTGGTGACCTACGATCTCATCAAGGACGCCCTCCTGAAAGCCAACCTCATGACAG ATGACCTCCCTTGCCACTTCACTTCCGCCTTTGGGGCAGGCTTCTGCACCACTGTCATCGCCTCCCCTGTCGATGTGGTCAAGACGAGATATATGAACTCTGCCCCGGGCCAGTACAGCAGCGCTGGCCACTGTGCCCTTACCATGCTCCACAAGGAGGGTCCCCGAGCCTTCTACAAAGG GTTCATGCCCTCCTTTCTCCGTTTGGGTTCCTGGAACGTGGTGATGTTCGTCACCTATGAGCAGCTCAAACGGGCTCTCATGGCAGCCTGCACTTCCCGGGAGGCTCCCTTTTGA